The segment AGATGTTCAAAAAGCTGACGGAACTTGGAATACGTTTAACTTAAGTGGATTCACAAACGGAAATAATTATATGTTCACCAGTATGCTCGCAGCAGCGTTGATTTATGATACGCGAGATTTTGAACCCGACCCCTCAAAGGGATTATTTTTGGAGTATTCACACGAATATAGTGCCCCTTGGTTAGGTTCACAATTTGACTTTCATAAGTTCATGATGCAGGGTCAATTTATTCACACACTAAAAAGGTGGAACAACAATAAAGGAAGATTGACTTTTGCAGGCTTAGCCGCAATGGGCCATATATTAGGTTCCAACATTAACTTCATTGAAATGTGGGATCTGTCAAGTCAGGCAGAAGCAGGCGGAATTTTAGTATTAGGTGGTGGTCGTTCAATCCGTGGATTTAGAGAAGCAAGGTTTTTAGCACCAACAGTTGCATTGGTGAATTTGGAAATGCGAGCAAGACTTTATAATTTTAAACTGCTTAAACAACATTTTGCTTTGGGATTAACACCTTTCTATGACTTTGGTAGTGTGTGGGACAGACCGGGAGATATGAATTTCAAACAATGGAGAGGTGCGCCTGGAATAGGTGGTAGAATAGCTTGGAACCAATCAACAATTCTAAGATTAGACTATGCACAAAGCAGAGAAGGTGGACAATTTTTCTTTGGATTTGGACATATATTTTAAATCCAAACGCACAGGGTCAAGCACATTTGCAATTACTCACCTGTTGTTTATTGAATTTTGGTGTTCGTGAACTTCGTTTCGCACAAGCCAACACGCTGACCAAAAATTGCAAAAGAGCTTGCCCCTTTTCCACCCTTACAAAAACTTCATTTTTTTTCTTCCTACCCTTCCAAAAATTTTTAAAACCGCCAACGCACAACCGACACATAAAAACAAAACTCTGACCTAAAAACTACAGCGAAACCCTTTACAGACCTGACTTCCAAGACACAGACAACAGAACGCCAGCTGGTAACAGCACCTACACGCAAGCAGGGGTTTTATGCTTCGTATGACAGAAAAGTGCTAAATTTGAAGTTCAGTTCTTCGTAGGAGGTTCAGTGGTTAAATCCCTGCCTGCGCGTAGCTGCAAACCGTTAGCTGCAATGGCGGACGACCGAAACAGACAGAAAATTTACAATGACAGAAAGAACTCTAATCAAAAATATTAGCATCGTCAACGAAGGACAAATAATCCTCAGCGACATACTTATTGACAATGGCGTAATTCTAAAAATTGGACGGCTTGCAGACATTACTAATTCAAATATTATTGACGGAACAGGCAAATATTTATTCCCTGGTATCATTGACGGGCAAGTTCATTTCCGTGAACCAGGACTAACACATAAAGGTGACCTTCATTCGGAAAGCAGAGCAGCCGTTGCGGGAGGCGTGACTTCCTTCATTGATATGCCAAATACCTTTCCGAATGTAATGACCATTGACATACTTAATGAAAAATATCAAATAGCATCTGAAAAATCGTTAGCCAACTATGGTTTCTTTTTAGGTGTTAATGGTGACAATCTCGATTACGTAATTAACCTCGACACATCAAAACTATTAGCCGTTTCTGATGACGGACTTTACTTTACCCAAAAAGGAAATCTACTTGCCGACAATCCCGAAACAATGGAGAAACTGTTTGCGAACTGCAAATCAATCATTGCTATACATTCTGAAAAGGAACAAATAGTTGAAGAGAATGAAAACATATATCGAGAAAAATATGGCGATAATGTGCCTATTGAACTTCATCCAATAATTAGAAGTGAAAAAGCGTGTTACGAAGCAACTAAAAGAGCAATAGACTTAGCAAACAAGCACAAGGCACGACTTCACATTCTGCATTTGACCACAGAAGCTGAAACACATCTTTTCCGTAATGACATTCCGCTTGAAGAAAAAAATATAACAACTGAAGTATCGGTGCATCACTTATGGTTCTCCGACACAGACTATAAGCATTTAGGAACTTTAATCAAATGGAATCCAGCCATCAAAACAGAAAAAGATAAAAAGGGACTATTGAAAGCGTTGTTGGATGATAGAATAGACTTAGTAACCACAGACCACGCTCCTCACACTTTAGACGAAAAACAGAAATCGTATTTTCAAGCAATGTCAGGTGCCCCAATCGTTCAACATTCGTTAAACATTATGCTTGAGCTCTACAAACAAGGACAAATTTCGTTAGAGAAAATCGCTGAAAAAATGTGCCATAATCCAGCGACACTTTATAAAATAGAGAATAGGGGCTTCATTCGTGAAGGCTATTTCGCAGACCTAAGTATCGTTGACCTCAATTCTATTTGGACAGTTAGCAAAGAAAATATTTTATCAAAATGTGGATGGTCGCCATTAGACGGAACCACATTTCAAACTAAAGTAATCCATACATTTGTAAATGGAAACTTAGTTTACGACCACGGACAATTTAATTTGAATGCAAAAGGACAACCACTAACCATCAAACAAAATAATTAAGTCAGTTTTCTTATGTTTCAAGAACGGAAATTAATTATTGCAACAAAACACGAAAAGGAAAGCGTGATTGCTCCTATTCTTGAAAAAGAATTAGGTGTAAGTTGTTTTGTTGATGAAACTTTTGATACTGACGCATTAGGAACATTTACGGGCGAAATTGAAAGAGAACTTGACCCCATTTCAACCGCCAGAGAAAAATGTTTACGGGCAATGAAATTAAACAGTTGCGATTTAGGCGTTGCCAGTGAGGGTTCATTTGGTCCACACCCTTCTATGTTTTTCGTAAATGCCGATGATGAATTTTTGATTTTCATAGACAATAAGAATAGAATTGAAGTTATAGTTAGAGAATTAAGCACTTCTACTAATTTCAACGGGAAGCAAATTCAAAGTCAAAGAGAGCTATTAGAATTTGCTAATCAAACGGAGTTTCCTAAACACGGATTAATTCTTCGTAAATCAAAAGATGAAAATACAGACATTTATAAAGGAATAACAGATGTTGAGATTTTAAAAAAAACATATGAACATCTCCATTCAAAATACAATTCTGTTTATTGCGAAACTGATATGAGAGCTATGTATAATCCAACACGAATGAGTGTAATTGAACAAGCAACACAAAAACTGGTGCAAAAAATTAAATCAACTTGCCCACAATGTCAAACACCGGGTTTTGGGATAACAGACGCTAAAAAGGGACTTGAATGCAGCTTATGCGGTTCACCGACAAACTCAACACTAAGCTATATTTATGTATGCCAACATTGTAAATTCACAAAAGAAGAAATTTATCCCAATAAAAAAACAACCGAAGACCCAACTTACTGCGACTATTGTAATCCTTAAAAATACTAAAATATGGAAATGAAAACAGTTGGAAAACAAAGCCACAGCAGCTAACAGCGGTTTGGCGTAATGGCGGGTTCAGTGGTAAATTGAAGTTCAGTAATTCTAATCAAGTTTTGTGGCGGGTTGCCAGTTTTGTGCTCCGAAATCCGCCACTACGCCAAGCCGCAAACCGTTATGCCTCACCCTAAAAGACGACACCACTGAGAGAAAACCAGCAGTAAACAGACAGACAAAGCCCCAACGCTTCATAAAATTAAAAGAGCTGCAAGCCGACAAACTAGCCAACGCTTTTGCAGCACATTTAATTTTACCCAACCGCACCCAAAGCCCACCCACCACCCTGACAATTAAAAAAAGCTAAAATATTTTGTATAGTTAGGATGCCTAACTATATTTGCATCGGCAATCTTGCCACAAACTTAATTCATTCAAAAAATGACAAAATCAGTGTTTTACCACGCAGGTTGTCCAGTATGCATTAGTGCAGAGCAGGACATCGTGTCGCTTATCGGTAGCGACAAAGTAGAAATCGTTCATTTGGGCGAGCAAAAGAACAGAATTGCCGAAGCGGAAGCAAAAGGCGTTAAATCTGTTCCTGCATTGCTTACCCCAAACGGGAACGTACTTCACCTGAACTTTGGTGCGTCTATGGCGGACGTAAAAGGTTAAAAAGTTTGCCCCACATTGTTAGGATAACTACCTTTGTGGGGCTTTCTTATTTTCTATGGCAATGAGAATATTTTTTTTAACCATCACGATGTTGTTTGCTATTTCGGTAAACGCATAAAACAATAAATCAAAAGAAATGAAAGTAGCAGTTTGGGACACCTATGTAACAAAAAAAGACGGTAGCGTAATGCACTTTGACATTATCGCACCCGATGAAATTAGAGATACATCCATAATTTACGGTTATGGTAAAGACTATCTGACATCAAAGGGGCAAGAAGGACAACCATTAACATCAAAAGAATGTAGGTTCTGCCATATAGAAACTCTACGAGCAGAGTGGGAAGCTGCGATAAAGCAAAAAGGATATTTTATAATTGAAATGGAAAACTGCAAATAGATGAAATCAGCATTTGATGTAAACCGACAGAATAAAAAAGTAGAAAGTAAAATTGTTGTGGCTTTGGAGCGTATTTCCGAAGCCTTCCGTGTGTTGCTATGGAACGAAAGCAAAGAAAACGCTTTAAGCCCTATTCAAATACAGGTTTTAATCTTCCTGCTTTTTCATAGCGAACAACAATGTAAGGTGAGCTACTTGGCACAAGAATTTAATATGTCAAAAGCTACGATTAGCGATAGCGTAAAACTACTATTGAAAAAAGGGCTAGTACAAAAATTTGATGACCCTATTGACACAAGAAGTTACGTGATTGGCTTAACTGACCAAGGAAAACAAACAGCAGACAAGTCAGCCAATTTTGCTTTTGCTATTGAAAAACCATTGGGTTCGTTGACGGAAGATCAAAAAGAAATTATCCTTTCGGGGTTGCTCAAACTTATTCACGAATTGAACAAGGCAGGTATCATCACCATTCAACGAATGTGTTTTACTTGTTCAAACTATCAAAATACAAACGGACAACATTACTGCAAATTGCTTCAATCAAAATTGGCAACAACAGATTTACGAATTGATTGCCCCGAACACGAATTGACTTTAAACTAATCATTAAACACATTTTCAAACCAATGAATTTTGAAATCCAAAATATTTTACAGAATGAAAGAGTAATTCTTCAACCATTAAAAGAAGATGATTTTGACGATTTATTCAAAGTTGCATCTGACCCTAAAATTTGGGAACAGCATCCCAATAAAGACCGTTGGAAAAAAGAAGTATTCAAAGTTTTTTTTGAAGGTGCATTGCAGAGCAAAGGAGCATACAAAATTTTAGAAAAAGCTACACATAAAACTCTTGGTTGCACCCGTTTTTATGATTGGGATGAAAATGATAAAAGTATTTTTATTGGTTATACCTTTTATGCTACAGAATATTGGGGGAAAGGGATAAACGCATCGGTTAAGCGTACAATGTTGGATTACATTTTTCAATTTGTAGATAGAGTAAAATTTCAAGTTGGAGCATCTAATGTAAGGTCACATATAGCCATAACCCGAATTGGTGCAACAAAAATAGCTGAACAGGAAGTTGCTTATTTTGGAGAAGAAGCGAAGCTCAATTTTATTTATCAAATTCTTAGGGAAGAACTCAAACAAAATAAAAGCGAATGAACGTTCACGAAATCATCATAATCGACCGAGAGAAAGTAGAATTATCAGAGATTCTAATGGATGAAGAAAATCGTTTTGCCATTCATCAACTCATAAAAGAATACAAATACATTGATGAGTTAAAAAAGTATGGTCTACCCGTAAATAATAAAATTTTGCTTTATGGCAGTTCGGGCTGTGGCAAAACCACAACAGCTAAAGCCATTGCAAATAGTTTGGGTAAGCCTTTAAACATTCTTAGTTTGAGTAATGTAGTGCAATCAAGAATTGGGGAAACTTCTCAAAATCTAAAAATGGTTTTTGATAAAGTGGCAAGAGAAAATTCGGTATTATTTTTAGACGAATTTGACCAAATAGGTAAAATGCGAAGCAATGACGATAGAGATGTGGGCGAAATGCGAAGGCTTGTTAATACACTTCTACAACTCATTGATTATTTGCCCGAAAGAGCATTACTTATTTCTGCTACCAACCATTTAGAAATCTTAGACAAAGCACTTGTTAGACGTTTTCAAGTAGTAGTAAAATTTGAAATGCCTAATAAAAAATCATTAGATGATTACTACGACAAAATTTTAGTTTCAATGCCTGAACATTTAGCAAACATCAATCGCAAATATGAAATTTCTTTTGCCGAAGCCAAAGACTACGCTTTTACAACAATAAAATCGCTTCTAATTGAAGAATTGGAAGCTGAACTTCAAACTCAATTATTGGGATGAATGAGATAATTCAAAATATTGCAGTTATTCATAATCGGATAAAATCCGCTTGCACCAACTGTGGTAGAGATAGCCAAGGTGTAAAACTTCTGTTGGCAACAAAAACAGTTTCGGCCGAGAAGATTTTAATTGCACTGCAAACAGGCGAAAACTTGATTGCAGAAAACAAACTACAAGAGCTAAAAGAAAAATATAAAACGCTAAAAGCCACACCGCACCAAACCCATTTTATTGGGCACTTACAAACAAACAAAATTAAAGAAGTAATAAAATATGCTAATTGTATTCAATCGCTTGACAGAATAGAATTAGCAGAAAAATTACAAAAGCGTTTAGAGTTTGAAGATAAAACGATTGATGTTTTTGTGCAAGTAAATACATCGTACGAAGAAAGCAAATTTGGCATTGCACCAGAAAAGGCTTTGGATTTTGCTTTACAAGTTCAGCAACTTGAAAGACTGCACATAAAAGGTTTGATGACGATAGGACTTTTTTCGGCAGAGACAGAAAAAGTCCGTAAATGTTTTAAACTTCTTAAGAATATCCAAAACCAAATGTTAGAGAAAAACATACCTGTTCACGAGTTATCTATGGGTATGAGTGGCGACCTTGAAACAGCCATTGAAGAAGGGTCAACCATTATTCGGGTTGGAACAGCCATTTTTGGCAAAAGACCTTATCCCGACAGTTATTATTGGAACGAAAAAAAATAGTAAAATGAAATCATTACGAATACATTATTTACAACACGTAGCCTTTGAAGGATTAGGCTATATAGAAACTTGGGCGAACGAGAATAATCACATTTTAACGGCTACAAAATTTTATGAAGATTTTGTTTTGCCTGAAATTGCCGATTTTGATTGGTTGATTGTAATGGGTGGACCAATGGGCGTTTATGATGAACTTGAATTTAGTTGGTTAGAAGAAGAGAAATTATTTATCAAAAAAAGCATTGAAGCAGAGAAAAAAGTAGTAGGCATTTGTTTGGGTGCTCAATTAATTGCTTGTTGTTTGGGAGCAGAAGTGATGAAAGCTAAAAACAAAGAAATTGGGTGGTTTCCTGTATTTCCGACTGACCAGTGTAAAAAACTTTCTTGGTTTTATGAACTATTCAAAGACAACCCAATTGTTTTTCATTGGCACGGAGACCAATTTGAAATTCCCACCAATTGCTCAAACATATTAGTATCAGAAGCAAATACCAATCAAGCATTCAGCTATGGCGACAATGTAATCGGCTTACAGTTTCATTTGGAAGTAAGCGAACAGACTACTGAACTGATGTTAGAAAATGGAAAAAGCAACTTGATAAATTCTCGTTTCGTTCAATCTTTGAGCGACATAGAAAAAGGCATACAACATATCGGACACTGCAATAAA is part of the Cyclobacteriaceae bacterium genome and harbors:
- a CDS encoding AAA family ATPase, whose product is MNVHEIIIIDREKVELSEILMDEENRFAIHQLIKEYKYIDELKKYGLPVNNKILLYGSSGCGKTTTAKAIANSLGKPLNILSLSNVVQSRIGETSQNLKMVFDKVARENSVLFLDEFDQIGKMRSNDDRDVGEMRRLVNTLLQLIDYLPERALLISATNHLEILDKALVRRFQVVVKFEMPNKKSLDDYYDKILVSMPEHLANINRKYEISFAEAKDYAFTTIKSLLIEELEAELQTQLLG
- a CDS encoding YggS family pyridoxal phosphate-dependent enzyme, coding for MNEIIQNIAVIHNRIKSACTNCGRDSQGVKLLLATKTVSAEKILIALQTGENLIAENKLQELKEKYKTLKATPHQTHFIGHLQTNKIKEVIKYANCIQSLDRIELAEKLQKRLEFEDKTIDVFVQVNTSYEESKFGIAPEKALDFALQVQQLERLHIKGLMTIGLFSAETEKVRKCFKLLKNIQNQMLEKNIPVHELSMGMSGDLETAIEEGSTIIRVGTAIFGKRPYPDSYYWNEKK
- a CDS encoding DUF2024 family protein, whose amino-acid sequence is MKVAVWDTYVTKKDGSVMHFDIIAPDEIRDTSIIYGYGKDYLTSKGQEGQPLTSKECRFCHIETLRAEWEAAIKQKGYFIIEMENCK
- a CDS encoding dihydroorotase, with protein sequence MTERTLIKNISIVNEGQIILSDILIDNGVILKIGRLADITNSNIIDGTGKYLFPGIIDGQVHFREPGLTHKGDLHSESRAAVAGGVTSFIDMPNTFPNVMTIDILNEKYQIASEKSLANYGFFLGVNGDNLDYVINLDTSKLLAVSDDGLYFTQKGNLLADNPETMEKLFANCKSIIAIHSEKEQIVEENENIYREKYGDNVPIELHPIIRSEKACYEATKRAIDLANKHKARLHILHLTTEAETHLFRNDIPLEEKNITTEVSVHHLWFSDTDYKHLGTLIKWNPAIKTEKDKKGLLKALLDDRIDLVTTDHAPHTLDEKQKSYFQAMSGAPIVQHSLNIMLELYKQGQISLEKIAEKMCHNPATLYKIENRGFIREGYFADLSIVDLNSIWTVSKENILSKCGWSPLDGTTFQTKVIHTFVNGNLVYDHGQFNLNAKGQPLTIKQNN
- a CDS encoding type 1 glutamine amidotransferase → MKSLRIHYLQHVAFEGLGYIETWANENNHILTATKFYEDFVLPEIADFDWLIVMGGPMGVYDELEFSWLEEEKLFIKKSIEAEKKVVGICLGAQLIACCLGAEVMKAKNKEIGWFPVFPTDQCKKLSWFYELFKDNPIVFHWHGDQFEIPTNCSNILVSEANTNQAFSYGDNVIGLQFHLEVSEQTTELMLENGKSNLINSRFVQSLSDIEKGIQHIGHCNKIMKAILEQLSK
- a CDS encoding thioredoxin family protein produces the protein MTKSVFYHAGCPVCISAEQDIVSLIGSDKVEIVHLGEQKNRIAEAEAKGVKSVPALLTPNGNVLHLNFGASMADVKG
- a CDS encoding winged helix-turn-helix transcriptional regulator; translation: MKSAFDVNRQNKKVESKIVVALERISEAFRVLLWNESKENALSPIQIQVLIFLLFHSEQQCKVSYLAQEFNMSKATISDSVKLLLKKGLVQKFDDPIDTRSYVIGLTDQGKQTADKSANFAFAIEKPLGSLTEDQKEIILSGLLKLIHELNKAGIITIQRMCFTCSNYQNTNGQHYCKLLQSKLATTDLRIDCPEHELTLN
- a CDS encoding GNAT family N-acetyltransferase; the encoded protein is MNFEIQNILQNERVILQPLKEDDFDDLFKVASDPKIWEQHPNKDRWKKEVFKVFFEGALQSKGAYKILEKATHKTLGCTRFYDWDENDKSIFIGYTFYATEYWGKGINASVKRTMLDYIFQFVDRVKFQVGASNVRSHIAITRIGATKIAEQEVAYFGEEAKLNFIYQILREELKQNKSE